A stretch of Enterobacter cloacae complex sp. ECNIH7 DNA encodes these proteins:
- the ykgO gene encoding type B 50S ribosomal protein L36, producing the protein MQVLNSLRSAKQRHPDCQIVKRKGRLYVICKSNPRFKAVQGRKKRR; encoded by the coding sequence ATGCAGGTACTTAACTCATTACGCAGTGCAAAGCAGCGTCACCCGGATTGCCAGATAGTCAAACGCAAGGGACGCTTATACGTGATTTGCAAATCTAATCCGCGCTTTAAGGCGGTTCAGGGACGTAAAAAAAGACGCTAA
- a CDS encoding type B 50S ribosomal protein L31: protein MKPDIHPAYRTVVFHDTSANEYFKVGSTIKTDREIELDGETYPYITIEVSSKSHPFYTGKQKTFSTDGSAARFRKRFGGFLNAKRG, encoded by the coding sequence ATGAAACCCGATATCCACCCAGCCTATCGCACCGTGGTATTCCACGATACTAGCGCTAATGAATACTTTAAAGTCGGCTCAACCATTAAAACCGACCGCGAAATTGAACTCGACGGTGAAACGTATCCGTACATCACCATCGAGGTTTCTTCAAAATCGCACCCGTTTTATACCGGTAAGCAGAAAACGTTCTCCACGGACGGCAGCGCAGCGCGCTTCCGCAAGCGTTTTGGCGGTTTTCTCAATGCGAAGCGGGGCTAA
- a CDS encoding MGMT family protein, whose amino-acid sequence MDEHDSFPQRVWQIVASIPEGYVTTYGDVARLAGSPRAARQVGGVLKRLPEGSTLPWHRVVNRHGAISLTGPDLQRQRQALLSEGVQVSGSGQIDLQKFRWVY is encoded by the coding sequence ATGGACGAACACGACTCCTTTCCACAGCGCGTATGGCAAATCGTGGCCTCAATCCCGGAAGGCTACGTCACCACCTATGGTGATGTCGCGCGTCTGGCCGGTTCCCCGCGCGCGGCGCGACAGGTTGGCGGCGTCCTGAAACGGCTGCCGGAAGGCAGTACGCTGCCCTGGCATCGGGTGGTGAATCGTCATGGCGCCATTTCGCTCACCGGGCCGGATCTTCAGCGTCAGCGTCAGGCGTTACTTTCAGAAGGGGTGCAGGTGTCAGGGTCGGGTCAGATCGATTTGCAGAAGTTTCGCTGGGTGTATTGA
- the yczE gene encoding membrane protein YczE, giving the protein MVRRLLQLYVGLGLYGLSTAMFIRSDLGVDPWDVFHLGVGMQLGMTIGTVIIVTGAAVLLLWIPLRQMPGLGTISNVICIGLAADASMALIPELDSLAVRIAFLVSGIVMNAIATSMYIGAGFGPGPRDGLMTGIHARLGWSIRSVRTSIEVSVLLIGCVLGGTFGVGTVLYALTIGSLIQLCLPWFRQKPRIAEIPQPERVV; this is encoded by the coding sequence ATGGTACGTCGTCTGCTACAACTCTATGTCGGTTTAGGACTGTATGGCCTTTCCACCGCGATGTTTATTCGTTCCGATTTGGGTGTCGATCCCTGGGATGTGTTTCACCTCGGGGTGGGGATGCAGCTGGGGATGACTATCGGGACGGTAATCATTGTGACCGGCGCTGCGGTGCTGCTGCTGTGGATCCCGCTGCGCCAGATGCCGGGCCTTGGCACGATCAGCAACGTGATTTGTATCGGTCTGGCGGCGGACGCCAGCATGGCGCTTATCCCGGAACTGGATTCGCTAGCCGTTCGAATCGCTTTCCTGGTGTCGGGCATCGTGATGAACGCGATTGCGACCAGCATGTACATCGGGGCCGGTTTCGGGCCTGGCCCGCGCGACGGCCTGATGACAGGCATTCACGCCCGGCTGGGGTGGTCCATTCGCAGCGTGCGTACCTCAATTGAGGTGTCCGTTCTGCTGATTGGGTGCGTGCTTGGCGGCACGTTTGGGGTGGGAACCGTACTGTATGCCCTGACCATTGGCTCGCTTATCCAGCTCTGTCTGCCCTGGTTCCGCCAGAAGCCACGCATTGCGGAAATACCGCAGCCGGAGCGGGTTGTTTAA
- a CDS encoding GNAT family N-acetyltransferase: protein MNTFNAFGQPVGEALIDWQPRQHPSRVVLQGHYCRLEPLRVEHAHALFSAYSLAEDTRSWTWLLREPDATAEEFAEWVASVSELSDPIHFTVMDNRTQSPVGTLSLMRIDPKNGVVEVGHVHFSPLLSRTPGSTEAQYLLMRYVFDTLGYRRYEWKCNSLNEPSRKAALRLGFQFEGRFRQALVIKGRNRDTDWFSILDKEWPALANAFESWLATDNFTADGKQKRSLESWRETRV, encoded by the coding sequence ATGAATACATTCAATGCGTTTGGGCAGCCCGTAGGTGAAGCCCTTATCGACTGGCAGCCTCGTCAGCACCCGTCCCGGGTGGTCCTTCAGGGTCACTATTGTCGGCTTGAGCCGCTGCGCGTGGAGCATGCCCACGCGTTGTTCTCCGCCTATTCCCTGGCCGAAGATACCCGCAGCTGGACGTGGCTGCTGCGTGAACCCGATGCCACCGCAGAGGAGTTTGCCGAATGGGTGGCGAGCGTAAGTGAGTTATCCGATCCCATCCACTTTACCGTTATGGATAACCGGACCCAGTCTCCTGTCGGTACGCTTTCCCTGATGCGGATCGATCCTAAAAACGGGGTCGTGGAAGTGGGGCACGTTCACTTCTCTCCTCTGTTAAGCCGCACGCCAGGGTCGACAGAAGCGCAGTATCTGCTGATGCGGTACGTGTTCGATACCCTGGGGTACCGGCGCTATGAGTGGAAGTGCAATAGCCTGAACGAGCCTTCCCGCAAAGCGGCGCTGCGTCTGGGCTTTCAGTTTGAGGGGCGCTTTCGTCAGGCGCTGGTCATAAAAGGCCGTAACCGGGATACCGACTGGTTTTCGATTCTCGACAAAGAGTGGCCAGCGCTGGCTAACGCCTTTGAAAGCTGGCTTGCCACCGACAATTTTACTGCCGATGGCAAACAGAAAAGATCCCTGGAAAGCTGGCGAGAAACGCGCGTTTAG
- a CDS encoding EAL domain-containing protein, with protein sequence MKTRHLVSLVTGVLIFSVLVPICLSIWLAHRQAEDKFADALDNYASRVLVRTDRVVDQAKEALDHLQAFEGVPCSPLQLREMRRVAFSWRYVQEVIYIDNLRPLCSSLEQTSHAAPFPPPMRITEDGYSAWLTTQNDLGFNRYMTVLGKGHYLVMIDPASLVDVIPFGEIAIDAALVGSTTHRIFASSSKLDSHIRDMVQERGVKSVQYNGSMYVMKSVPELGFTVVAWATLKPLAETWHRQLLFWLPFGMLISLLAALFVLRILRRIQSPRNRLLDAIHSRDFVVNYQPIVALCSGKIVGAEALTRWPQPDGSSLSPDIFVPLAEQTGLISQLTQLVIEKVFEDMGHWLQRYPDQHISINLAPADLTSGILPPLLSQLLNKWQIHPRQIALELTERGFADPKISAPAIAAFRRSGHPVYIDDFGTGYSSLSYLQDLDVDTLKIDKSFVDALEYKNVTPHIIEIAKSLKLAMVAEGVETAGQLAWLHRHGVQYGQGWFYSKALPKTEFILWAENNLGMHST encoded by the coding sequence ATGAAAACCCGACATCTGGTCAGTCTGGTGACTGGCGTACTTATCTTTTCTGTGCTGGTCCCCATCTGCCTGAGCATCTGGCTGGCCCATCGCCAGGCGGAAGATAAATTCGCCGATGCGCTGGATAACTATGCCTCACGCGTGCTGGTACGTACCGACAGGGTTGTGGATCAGGCAAAAGAAGCACTCGATCACCTGCAGGCCTTTGAGGGAGTGCCGTGTAGCCCCTTGCAATTGCGGGAAATGCGCCGGGTCGCTTTCTCGTGGCGATATGTCCAGGAAGTGATTTATATCGACAACCTTCGACCGCTCTGCTCCTCCCTGGAGCAAACCAGCCATGCGGCCCCTTTCCCCCCTCCGATGCGTATTACCGAAGATGGTTACAGCGCGTGGCTGACCACGCAAAACGATCTTGGGTTTAACCGCTACATGACGGTGCTGGGAAAAGGCCACTACCTTGTCATGATCGATCCTGCCTCGCTGGTGGACGTGATCCCTTTCGGCGAGATAGCGATTGATGCCGCCCTGGTAGGAAGCACAACGCACCGCATATTCGCCAGCAGCAGTAAGCTTGATTCTCACATCCGCGACATGGTTCAGGAGCGGGGTGTGAAAAGCGTGCAGTACAACGGTTCAATGTACGTCATGAAGTCTGTACCTGAGCTTGGATTTACCGTCGTCGCATGGGCAACGCTCAAACCGCTCGCTGAAACCTGGCACCGGCAGCTTCTTTTCTGGTTACCGTTCGGCATGTTGATAAGCCTGCTCGCCGCACTGTTTGTCCTGCGGATCCTGCGGCGTATCCAGTCGCCGCGCAATCGCCTGCTGGATGCCATTCACAGCCGGGATTTTGTGGTTAACTATCAGCCCATCGTGGCACTCTGTAGCGGAAAAATCGTGGGCGCAGAAGCGCTGACGCGCTGGCCCCAGCCGGACGGAAGTAGCCTCTCGCCGGATATTTTTGTCCCCCTTGCCGAGCAAACGGGGCTTATTTCGCAGCTGACGCAGCTCGTCATCGAAAAGGTGTTTGAAGATATGGGCCACTGGCTACAACGCTATCCGGATCAGCATATCTCCATTAACCTCGCCCCTGCCGATTTAACCTCCGGCATCCTGCCGCCTCTGCTGAGTCAGCTCCTGAATAAGTGGCAAATCCATCCCCGACAAATCGCCCTTGAGCTCACCGAGCGCGGCTTTGCCGATCCCAAAATTAGCGCACCGGCTATCGCCGCATTCCGTCGTTCGGGCCACCCTGTCTATATTGATGATTTTGGCACGGGCTATTCCAGCCTGAGCTATCTGCAGGATCTGGACGTCGACACGCTAAAAATTGATAAATCGTTCGTGGATGCATTGGAGTATAAAAACGTGACGCCGCACATCATTGAAATAGCGAAGTCGCTGAAGCTGGCGATGGTAGCGGAGGGCGTCGAAACCGCAGGACAGCTCGCCTGGCTACACCGCCACGGCGTGCAGTACGGTCAGGGATGGTTTTACAGTAAAGCGCTGCCAAAGACGGAATTTATTCTTTGGGCGGAAAATAACCTCGGCATGCATTCTACTTAA
- a CDS encoding nickel/cobalt efflux protein RcnA, with translation MTDFASLLQQGNAWLFVPSAILLGALHGLEPGHSKTMMAAFIVAIRGTLKQAVLLGLAATLSHTAVVWLVAMAGLWFGRGWDAHTSEPWFQLFSGVLIVAIALWMAWRTWKESQPHDHHHHDHDHHHHDHDHNHDHDHDHHHDHHPHHEHSLVEEEWQDAHQRAHAQDINRRFSGQNVTTGQIVMFGLTGGLIPCPASITVLLICLQLKHFALGATLVFSFSIGLALTLVASGAIAALSLKHATKRWPGFSEFSRKAPWISAALITVVGIYMSLHGLSGILA, from the coding sequence ATGACCGATTTTGCTTCACTTCTTCAGCAGGGCAATGCCTGGCTGTTTGTTCCCAGCGCTATCCTGCTCGGTGCGCTACATGGCCTGGAACCGGGCCATTCAAAAACAATGATGGCCGCCTTTATTGTTGCCATCCGCGGCACGCTGAAACAGGCGGTGTTGCTCGGCCTGGCGGCCACGCTCTCCCATACGGCGGTGGTCTGGCTCGTTGCGATGGCGGGATTATGGTTTGGTCGTGGCTGGGATGCGCACACGTCCGAACCCTGGTTCCAGCTGTTCTCCGGAGTGCTGATCGTTGCAATCGCCCTGTGGATGGCGTGGCGAACCTGGAAAGAAAGCCAGCCGCACGATCATCATCATCACGATCATGATCACCACCACCATGACCATGACCATAACCATGACCATGACCATGACCACCATCATGATCATCATCCTCACCATGAACACTCGCTGGTTGAAGAAGAGTGGCAGGACGCCCACCAGCGCGCTCACGCGCAGGATATTAACCGGCGCTTCAGCGGTCAAAATGTCACCACCGGACAGATCGTGATGTTTGGCCTGACCGGCGGGCTTATCCCCTGTCCGGCGTCCATCACCGTGCTACTGATCTGCCTGCAGCTGAAGCATTTCGCCCTCGGCGCGACGCTGGTGTTCAGCTTCAGTATTGGTCTGGCGTTAACGCTGGTCGCTTCCGGCGCGATTGCCGCCTTAAGCCTCAAGCACGCGACCAAACGCTGGCCCGGGTTTAGCGAATTCTCCCGTAAAGCGCCGTGGATCTCCGCTGCGCTGATTACCGTAGTAGGGATTTACATGAGCCTGCATGGCCTGAGCGGCATTCTGGCGTAA
- the yczR gene encoding MocR-like transcription factor YczR: MSSRRFGSQSLVRLLGHWQQASSRTPLWRQLADALRLLILDGRLALNTRLPGERELASALDVSRTTVSSALAHLREEGYLESRHGSGSRVILPDTRAVPTLSAASAALDLSTAALNAGPEIHQAYTHALTAITPHLSLTGYDQLGLPTLREAIAARYTARGLPTRADEVMVVNGAVSGFALVLRMMTGPGDRVVVDHPTYPLAIAAIQGAQCRPVGVSLPETGWDTDGFAATLAQTAPRLAYLMPDFHNPTGRCMDIATRQAITDIAAQTRTALVVDETMVDLWFDAPPPPPLAAFNPQATVITLGSAGKSFWGGLRLGWIRASSRIIATLAQTRDTLDLGSPLLEQLAMQWLINNSETFLPARRKMLAERRDRCGELLREHFPEWKFHEAEGGLSYWIELPGMLATQLAARAEIIGINLGTGTRFGLSGAFDRYLRMPFSLESTELEQALLRIKPLWLALNKNVPSLKRSVI; encoded by the coding sequence ATGTCATCACGTCGTTTCGGAAGTCAGTCTCTGGTACGCCTTTTAGGCCACTGGCAGCAAGCCTCATCCCGCACCCCGCTCTGGCGACAGCTGGCCGACGCGCTGCGTTTGTTAATCCTCGATGGACGTCTGGCTTTGAATACGCGTCTACCGGGCGAGCGTGAGCTGGCCTCCGCGCTGGACGTGAGCCGAACCACCGTCAGCAGCGCCCTCGCCCACCTGCGTGAAGAAGGGTACCTTGAAAGCCGCCACGGCAGCGGGTCACGGGTCATTCTCCCTGACACGCGCGCCGTTCCTACCCTTTCAGCGGCGAGCGCCGCACTGGATCTCTCCACTGCCGCCCTGAATGCCGGGCCGGAGATCCATCAGGCTTATACCCATGCGCTCACGGCCATTACCCCGCATCTCTCGCTGACGGGCTACGATCAGCTTGGGCTGCCGACGCTGCGGGAGGCCATCGCTGCGCGCTACACCGCGCGGGGTCTTCCCACCCGCGCAGATGAAGTGATGGTGGTCAATGGTGCCGTCAGCGGCTTTGCGCTGGTACTGCGGATGATGACCGGGCCGGGGGACCGCGTCGTGGTCGATCATCCCACCTATCCGCTGGCGATTGCCGCCATTCAGGGGGCGCAATGTCGGCCAGTCGGGGTGTCGCTGCCGGAAACCGGCTGGGATACGGATGGCTTTGCCGCAACGCTTGCCCAGACGGCGCCGCGCCTGGCCTACCTGATGCCAGATTTTCATAATCCGACCGGGCGCTGTATGGATATCGCCACCCGTCAGGCCATCACGGATATTGCAGCCCAAACCCGCACGGCGCTGGTGGTGGATGAAACGATGGTGGATCTCTGGTTTGATGCGCCTCCCCCGCCGCCGCTGGCCGCCTTTAACCCGCAGGCCACCGTCATCACCTTAGGCTCTGCCGGTAAAAGCTTCTGGGGCGGGCTGCGTCTCGGCTGGATCCGCGCCTCATCGCGCATCATCGCCACGCTTGCCCAGACGCGGGATACCCTGGATTTAGGCTCGCCGCTGCTGGAACAGCTGGCAATGCAGTGGCTCATTAACAACAGCGAGACGTTTCTGCCCGCCCGTCGGAAGATGCTGGCAGAACGGCGCGATCGCTGTGGTGAGCTGCTGCGTGAACATTTCCCGGAGTGGAAATTCCACGAGGCGGAAGGCGGGCTCTCTTACTGGATAGAGCTCCCGGGCATGCTGGCGACACAGCTTGCCGCACGGGCAGAAATAATCGGGATTAACCTGGGAACCGGGACGCGATTTGGTTTATCAGGGGCGTTTGACCGCTATTTACGTATGCCCTTCTCGCTGGAATCGACAGAGCTTGAGCAGGCGTTACTGAGGATCAAACCGTTATGGCTCGCCCTGAATAAAAACGTGCCATCGTTAAAACGCAGCGTGATCTAA
- a CDS encoding beta-galactosidase, whose amino-acid sequence MSTTSPLTLSAILARRDWENPGVTQWNRLAAHAPLHSWRNEPSAREDAGSASRHSLNGLWRFSYFSAPERVPQEWVTEDCADAVAMPVPSNWQMQGFDTPIYTNVTYPIPVNPPFVPQENPTGCYSLTFEVDNAWLQSGQTRIIFDGVNSAFHLWCNGQWMGYSQDSRLPAEFDLSAALRPGQNRLAVMVLRWCDGSYLEDQDMWRMSGIFRDVTLLHKPETQIADYHVVTDLNAELDRAVLKVDVALAGAGFADGEVVMTLWRTGEKCASVSRRPGSAIVDERGSWAERLTAAIPVDQPALWSAETPELYRLTIALLNPQGEVLEVEACDVGFRRVEISNGLLKLNGKPLLIRGVNRHEHHPENGQVMDEATMRRDIEIMKQHNFNAVRCSHYPNHPMWYRLCDRYGLYVVDEANIETHGMVPMSRLADDPRWLPAMSERVTRMVQRDRNHPSVIIWSLGNESGHGANHDALYRWLKTTDPTRPVQYEGGGANTAATDIVCPMYARVDRDQPFPAVPKWSIKKWIGMPDETRPLILCEYAHAMGNSFGGFAKYWEAFRSHPRLQGGFVWDWVDQALTKRDEKGDAFWAYGGDFGDKPNDRQFCLNGLVFPDRTPHPALYEAQRAQQFFTFTRVSTSPLVIEVQSGYLFRHTDNEVLNWTVARDGDVLAAGEVTLSMAPEGTQRLEIDLPALNAGPGEIWLNVEVRQPRATPWAPADHRCAWEQWPLPAPLFIAPPVPAGEPPVLTQTDRILEIAHRQQRWQFDRATGNLSQWWRNGVETLLSPLTDNVSRAPLDNDIGVSEATQIDPNAWVERWKAAGMYDLTPRVLHCEAEQHAGEVVVTTQHALEYRGKALFLSRKVWRVDDRGVLHGDIQIDVASDIPEPARVGLSVHLAETPENVHWLGLGPHENYPDRKLAAQQGRWTLPLADMHTPYIFPTENGLRCDTRELVVGTHQLNGRFHFSVSRYGQQQLRETTHHHLLREEPGCWLNLDAFHMGVGGDDSWSPSVSPEFILQTRQLRYTFSWQQNP is encoded by the coding sequence ATGTCCACCACTTCACCGCTGACCCTCAGCGCCATTCTGGCCCGTCGGGACTGGGAAAATCCTGGCGTCACCCAGTGGAATCGTCTGGCCGCACACGCGCCGTTGCACAGCTGGCGCAATGAGCCCTCTGCCAGAGAGGACGCTGGATCCGCCAGCAGGCACTCTCTCAACGGGCTATGGCGGTTTAGCTATTTTTCTGCGCCGGAGCGGGTTCCTCAGGAATGGGTGACCGAAGATTGCGCAGATGCCGTTGCGATGCCCGTGCCGTCTAACTGGCAGATGCAGGGGTTCGACACGCCCATCTATACCAATGTCACCTATCCCATTCCCGTTAACCCGCCTTTCGTGCCGCAGGAAAACCCGACCGGTTGTTACTCGCTCACATTTGAGGTGGATAATGCCTGGCTTCAGAGCGGGCAGACCCGCATCATCTTCGACGGCGTGAACTCGGCGTTCCATCTGTGGTGCAACGGTCAGTGGATGGGCTATTCCCAGGACAGCCGATTGCCCGCTGAATTTGACCTCTCGGCGGCATTACGCCCCGGGCAGAACCGCCTGGCGGTCATGGTATTGCGCTGGTGCGACGGCAGCTATCTGGAAGATCAGGACATGTGGCGCATGAGCGGCATCTTCCGCGATGTGACCTTGCTGCATAAACCGGAGACGCAGATTGCCGATTATCACGTGGTGACGGACCTGAATGCGGAGCTGGACCGCGCGGTGCTGAAGGTGGATGTCGCGCTGGCAGGCGCTGGCTTTGCGGACGGCGAGGTGGTCATGACCCTGTGGCGCACGGGTGAAAAATGCGCCAGCGTTTCCCGGCGTCCAGGATCGGCCATCGTCGACGAGCGCGGCAGCTGGGCAGAGCGCTTAACGGCGGCGATCCCCGTTGACCAGCCCGCGCTCTGGAGCGCTGAAACGCCAGAACTGTATCGCCTGACGATTGCGCTTCTTAACCCGCAGGGTGAGGTGCTGGAGGTTGAGGCGTGCGACGTGGGCTTCCGCCGCGTTGAGATTAGCAATGGCCTGCTGAAGCTTAACGGTAAACCGCTGCTGATCCGCGGGGTTAACCGGCACGAACATCACCCGGAAAACGGCCAGGTGATGGACGAAGCGACCATGCGCCGCGATATCGAAATCATGAAGCAGCACAACTTCAACGCCGTGCGCTGCTCGCACTACCCGAACCATCCCATGTGGTACCGGCTTTGCGACCGCTACGGGCTGTACGTCGTTGACGAAGCCAATATCGAAACGCACGGCATGGTGCCGATGAGCCGCCTTGCTGACGATCCGCGCTGGCTGCCCGCCATGAGCGAGCGGGTGACCCGCATGGTGCAGCGCGATCGTAATCATCCTTCGGTTATCATCTGGTCTCTGGGCAATGAGTCGGGCCACGGCGCGAACCACGATGCGCTGTACCGCTGGCTGAAAACCACCGATCCTACGCGCCCGGTGCAGTATGAAGGCGGCGGCGCGAACACGGCGGCGACCGATATTGTCTGTCCGATGTACGCCCGGGTCGATCGGGATCAGCCCTTCCCGGCTGTGCCTAAATGGTCAATCAAGAAATGGATCGGCATGCCGGACGAAACGCGCCCGCTGATCCTCTGTGAATACGCCCACGCGATGGGAAATAGCTTCGGCGGGTTTGCGAAATACTGGGAAGCGTTTCGCAGCCATCCTCGCCTGCAGGGCGGGTTTGTCTGGGACTGGGTCGATCAGGCCCTGACGAAACGGGACGAAAAGGGCGACGCGTTCTGGGCCTACGGCGGAGACTTCGGCGATAAGCCGAACGATCGGCAGTTCTGTCTTAACGGGCTGGTGTTCCCCGATCGCACGCCGCACCCGGCGCTGTACGAGGCGCAGCGCGCGCAGCAGTTCTTTACCTTTACGCGGGTCAGCACCTCTCCGCTGGTGATTGAGGTGCAAAGCGGCTACCTGTTCCGCCACACCGATAACGAAGTGCTGAACTGGACGGTTGCCCGGGACGGGGACGTGCTGGCCGCGGGCGAGGTGACGCTCTCGATGGCGCCTGAAGGCACCCAGCGTCTGGAGATTGACCTGCCGGCGCTGAACGCCGGGCCGGGTGAGATCTGGCTGAACGTTGAGGTACGCCAGCCGCGGGCAACGCCGTGGGCGCCGGCAGACCATCGCTGCGCGTGGGAGCAGTGGCCGCTTCCGGCTCCGCTCTTTATTGCTCCGCCAGTCCCGGCGGGCGAGCCTCCAGTGTTAACGCAAACCGATCGCATCCTGGAGATCGCCCATCGTCAACAGCGCTGGCAGTTCGATCGCGCAACCGGAAACCTGTCCCAGTGGTGGCGAAACGGCGTTGAAACGCTCCTTTCACCTCTGACGGACAACGTCAGCCGCGCGCCGCTGGATAACGACATTGGCGTGAGTGAAGCGACGCAGATCGATCCGAACGCCTGGGTTGAACGCTGGAAAGCGGCGGGCATGTACGATCTCACCCCGCGCGTGCTGCACTGTGAGGCTGAGCAGCACGCAGGCGAGGTGGTGGTCACAACCCAGCACGCGCTTGAGTATCGCGGCAAGGCGCTGTTCCTGAGTCGTAAAGTCTGGCGGGTGGACGATAGGGGCGTTCTGCATGGCGATATTCAGATTGATGTTGCGTCTGATATTCCTGAACCCGCGCGCGTTGGCCTGAGCGTTCATCTTGCCGAAACGCCGGAAAACGTTCACTGGCTGGGTCTGGGGCCGCATGAAAACTACCCGGACAGAAAGCTGGCGGCGCAGCAGGGTCGCTGGACATTACCTCTTGCAGACATGCACACGCCGTATATATTCCCGACGGAAAATGGTTTGCGCTGCGATACCCGGGAGCTTGTGGTGGGAACGCATCAGCTGAACGGCCGGTTCCATTTCTCGGTGAGCCGCTACGGCCAGCAGCAGCTGCGTGAGACCACCCATCATCATCTGCTGCGGGAAGAGCCGGGATGCTGGCTCAACCTCGATGCGTTCCATATGGGCGTGGGCGGCGACGACTCCTGGAGCCCCAGCGTATCGCCGGAATTCATCCTGCAGACACGTCAGCTTCGCTATACCTTCAGCTGGCAGCAGAACCCTTAA
- a CDS encoding metal-sensing transcriptional repressor, with product MSHTVRDKKMLLTRLKKIQGQSTALEKMLNSDHECAEVLQQLAAIRGAVNGMMMQVIEGHLTDHVVKEPEEAQREADLGVVLRVMKSYLK from the coding sequence ATGTCACATACCGTTCGCGACAAGAAGATGTTACTGACTCGCCTGAAGAAAATTCAGGGGCAGAGCACCGCGCTGGAAAAAATGCTCAACAGCGATCACGAATGCGCCGAGGTGTTACAGCAGCTGGCGGCGATCCGCGGGGCGGTCAATGGCATGATGATGCAGGTGATCGAAGGGCATTTAACCGATCATGTGGTGAAAGAGCCTGAAGAAGCGCAGCGTGAAGCCGATCTTGGCGTGGTGTTGCGGGTGATGAAATCCTATCTTAAGTAG
- a CDS encoding LacI family DNA-binding transcriptional regulator, with protein MKAITLYDVALLAGVSYQTVSRVINDAEHVSARTREKVQQAMAELHYVPNLRAQQLAGKRTRTLGLITTDLALHAPSQIVSAVKSRAAEQGASVLISMVEQPRQCQAALQTLLAQRVDALLVNVPLDDPHAEELRALASPVPVLFLDVAPSARVNSLVFNAEQGARLGVEHLLSLGHQRIALLSGPESSVSARARLAGWKATLAQAGLNAAAVAYGDWSAASGYEKGHVLLAAAALPDAILVANDQMALGVMRACAEKGIAIPGQLSVVGFDDTADSAWFSPPLTTIRQAFREAGERSVEWLLAPSGGEACRQVQLPVTLVTRHSSARRNPKQAEREDLAQQLRSLALLAEQIARK; from the coding sequence ATGAAAGCAATCACTCTCTATGATGTCGCCCTCCTTGCGGGGGTTTCTTATCAGACCGTTTCCCGCGTCATTAACGACGCGGAACATGTGTCTGCCCGCACGCGAGAAAAGGTGCAGCAGGCGATGGCGGAGCTGCACTACGTTCCTAACCTTCGGGCGCAGCAGCTGGCGGGGAAACGCACCCGTACGCTGGGCCTCATCACCACCGACCTGGCCCTGCACGCGCCTTCGCAAATTGTGTCGGCGGTCAAATCGCGTGCGGCGGAACAGGGGGCGAGCGTCCTGATTTCCATGGTGGAGCAACCCCGGCAGTGTCAGGCCGCGCTTCAGACGCTGCTGGCACAGCGGGTGGACGCGCTGCTGGTGAATGTGCCGCTTGACGATCCGCACGCTGAAGAACTCAGGGCGCTGGCGTCACCCGTCCCGGTGCTGTTCCTCGATGTGGCGCCCTCAGCGCGGGTAAACAGCCTCGTGTTTAACGCGGAGCAGGGGGCGCGTCTGGGCGTTGAGCATCTGCTTTCGCTGGGGCACCAGCGCATTGCCCTGCTGAGCGGGCCGGAAAGCTCGGTCTCTGCGCGGGCGCGCCTGGCGGGCTGGAAAGCGACGCTGGCGCAGGCGGGTCTTAACGCGGCGGCTGTGGCCTACGGTGACTGGAGCGCGGCCAGCGGTTATGAGAAGGGACATGTGCTGCTGGCTGCGGCGGCATTACCGGATGCGATTCTGGTGGCGAACGATCAGATGGCGCTCGGGGTGATGCGCGCCTGCGCGGAAAAAGGTATCGCGATCCCTGGCCAGCTTTCGGTTGTTGGGTTTGACGATACGGCCGACAGCGCCTGGTTCTCCCCGCCGCTGACGACCATTCGTCAGGCGTTTCGCGAGGCGGGCGAACGCAGCGTGGAGTGGCTGCTGGCACCTTCCGGGGGCGAAGCGTGCCGGCAGGTTCAGCTGCCGGTGACGCTGGTTACCCGTCATTCCAGCGCGCGGCGCAACCCTAAGCAGGCTGAACGCGAGGATCTGGCGCAGCAGCTCAGAAGCCTTGCACTCCTTGCCGAGCAGATTGCCCGCAAATAA